The window TGAAGCTcaatatattaccatgacatagttCATGTATTTGGATTGTTTTGGCAATGTCCAGTCCATATATAGATCACTGGAATGGACTCGAAGATATCGGCCTCATGCTGGAAGAAATAAGTGCTCTCAAAAGACTGTGAGTACAAAGACATGAGTTGTGAAATGTATAGCGAAATCCACAATTGTCGCTAATTTTCACACTTGAAGTTTTGGTGTGGAAAAGCTCCAGAGAATGAAACAATTATCATCAATGTGATACAAAGATATTTTATAGCTTGATATGAGGCTGAGAGACAGGCAAAATGGTTAAGGACCTGTACCCGGAGTTGATAATAGTTGACAACAGCAATAACCATTTTAAAGTTTTCGCTCCTATGACAAGGAGTCAAGTGTTGATGCCAAACACACTGATACAGAGTTATGCGTTGTAAAGGAGAAAGTCCGGAATCATGTAGAAATGCTTGAAGCATAAAAGCAACAGACAAGTGTTTGCAGATCTGCTTATTAAAGGCTTACCACCCAGTGTGTTTGAAGAACACACAGTCGACATGGATTTTATGGTATAGTCTAAGATTTCCGAACAATAAAGGGCCCAAGGTTAAAGaatttgtttcaaaacagaaaagTACGTTGTGGCTGTCTGATTCTATCGGCAATTGAGCTGTGACGATAAAACATGTTTtatgtaccaatatgtgatgaaacaaataaaTTAGAAAGTATAAGGATAAaagtaaagttgagatcaaggggaagaatgttaggttgatctcttcCCGATCGAGCCCAACGGCTCGACGGGCCCTTGacccgcgccctgatcgggggcgccgaACCTAACCAAAGGCTGGTGGGCCCCTGTTGCCGCGCTATATAAAGGGGTGGGGGAGCCAGCCGCACGCGACACGAGGTTCACCGTGTGCCGCAACCTCCACCAATatccctaccgatctagggttaaCGCGATATGATGGGAAGCTCAACCACCGTCGCCACCCACGCACACTCGCGCTCACGCCGTTGCCACATCACGATGACCTCCGGCGCGAGCTCGTCAGGTAAAGGAGAAGGTAATACTCTATGCCCCACTACCGGAAATCATTGACCCATACAATCTAGTGGCCTAACACACGAAGAACTCCAAAAAAACCTCTTTCCCTTGCATCAGTAAAAATAGAAGTCTATAAAATACAAACCATCATCTAAGCTAGTAATATGTGTGTAGTTATATAAATTTAAACAGTGGGTTTGAAAAAAGAACAAAAGAGCAGCATACCTTAGTGTTATTACTGCTGTCAACGAAGTGACGACCAACTGCCGAGCTGCCGCCTGAGAATTGCTAGCTTGCTGCTTGCCGCTCGAGGGACAGAGGAGGAGTTGAGAGTTTGTGGGGAAAGGAGGGGCGCAACACTGCAGCAGCTTGCTGTTCGCTCGCCGCTGGAATACAGCAGGCCGTGGGCTCGTCCACCGCCGGCTCCAAGTTGGAAATTGGCGCTGCACGCTCGCCGAGGAGGCGGTACTACGGTAGCACACCGCCTGGGACCAAACTGAGAGCAACGCCGGAAGAAAGAAGTGCAGGTCGGCAGGTCCGTCAGCATCATCCTCGCGCTCGCCCGTACTGGCAGACGACGCGTTGGTTCCCTTTTGCGCTGCCGTGGGGAGAAACACCAGGTGAAACATCACTCGGGGCACGGGGGATGCATGGCGGTGACGCAACTTCCTGGGGTGGCGCTCGCCGGGATGTGCCGATGAGGAACTGAGGCGCACTTCAGGGGCGCACGGCCACTCTTGCGTGGTGAGGAACTGAGGATGCTGGCAAGCTTGACGCGGTCGCCTCCTCCCCGCGAACTCCCACCGCCTGGTGCCGCGCGTCGCCGCTCCTTTGCCCAGTCGCCGTTCCATGACCATGCCATCCGCGGCCTGACCACCACAAACGCCCTGCCATCGCCACCTCTTCACCGAGCGGCGTCACCATCGGCCCCGGGAGGGAAGACGATGCAGCCGGCTAGATGAAGAGGGGGGCTCTGTGCAGCCGAAGCGGAAGGAGGCGCGACGGCTGCGAGCGCCACCACCTCGGCCCCGAGAGGGAAGACGGGAAGGCCGGCGCTCGGAGAGGATTTGGGCGCCGGCGGTAAGGTCAGGCAGAGAGGACGAGAAGGACTGAAGGATGGTCGTGGAGCCGCGGAGATGCAGAGGCATTTTATAGTCATCTACGGCGGCGAAGCAGTTTTGACGGGATGTCTCTGGAGAGGTCCGGGGAGACAGATTTAGACATCTCGGTCCACCCGTCTGAATCGACGACCGCCACGTAAAATCAAGCGTGCAAAACGCGTAGACAAGTGAAAAAAAAGAACTCTCGAGTAAAATCTCCTGCACACGCGTCGAGTCGATACAGAATGCCATGTAGGTCGGCAACCAAACGTCAAATCAGACGTCCTAACCATTCAATGAAGATTTCTTTTTACTACGCCCTGAAACTCTCACGTACTCGCGTCGCAGCAACAACACCGGTAAAAAAAAGTCCAGAAAAACCAGAAAAATGAAACCCTTACGGGCCTAGTCTTCTTCAGTTTCACCAATAAGATACGGAGACTTGCTTCATATTTGGAATTACACAAAAAAGATTTTTCATCGGAAAGAGGTCTACGAAGACTTTTGGGAAAACGTCGACGTTTGCTGGCTTATTTGGCAAAGTATATCTCAAATAAGAGCCCATTACATCTACTAGGACAAATACCCGTGCGTTGCACCAGACAGAAAAATAGGAATAGCCTGCTTCATGTTCCACTGTGCGtcatttttatatttatttttaatAAACCTTGATAATATGATTAAACGTGGAAATTTCtttatttttaataaaagttaACGTTTTAGCAAAAgaacccgtgcattgcaacgggtatGAAATAAGTTCCAGGGCTTGCGTGATATTCGAAAGTTTATCTATTATGGTGAAATACTGAGCGCTATCTCTCAATATGTTCGATTCTTCCTCGTCTTATTATAAATTCATATGTTAGATAAGACGACCCATTAGATAGTAAAGAGTTTACAATGATTGGTGCTCTTTTGTTGATACGCTATCGCTAGCAGTAGGAGCACACCAACTGCCCAACACGGCTACTTCCCTTGAGAGCATCACCAGGGCTCGAACATGATCAGAATTAGGACATGCAGAGTTGCGGGTGAGATGATATGGCGGAGGGAAGTAGGCACATGCATGGAGGTGCTGCATGAAAGGACCCCGGACATGGTCGGTGTAGCCATGACCacatgcttctctctctctctctttctctctctctctctctctctctctctctagccggCGTGCGGGGGACGCATCCCCTCCTCCGAACCCAATTCGAATTTCCCCCTCCTCTCAATCTCAGCAATGGCATCAGGAACATCCAGACTCGAGGAATATATAGATGATCAGGTAGTCCATAGGTGAGCCCCAAATATCTTTTCCCTTAAGAAATAATGTTTCTTTTCA is drawn from Triticum dicoccoides isolate Atlit2015 ecotype Zavitan chromosome 4A, WEW_v2.0, whole genome shotgun sequence and contains these coding sequences:
- the LOC119287969 gene encoding uncharacterized protein LOC119287969, whose translation is MVMERRLGKGAATRGTRRWEFAGRRRPRQACQHPQFLTTQEWPCAPEVRLSSSSAHPGERHPRKLRHRHASPVPRVMFHLVFLPTAAQKGTNASSASTGEREDDADGPADLHFFLPALLSVWSQAVCYRSTASSASVQRQFPTWSRRWTSPRPAVFQRRANSKLLQCCAPPFPTNSQLLLCPSSGKQQASNSQAAARQLVVTSLTAVITLRFVGRTWIWRSQLLAVCARNS